The window TCTtcgtcctctcatgttggactcTCCGGGTTATAAGAAGTATTACAATACAGCACGTACGGCGGCTAcctggttagcatgctaacttctTTAGAAATCTCTGCAACACATTTACAGAGATCTGTAAAGGAGAGAGCAAAATGTCAGGATGATGGAACTGAACCGTTTTGTAAAACGTCCGAGCTGCTGATGAATCTCCGCTGTGGCCTTTCACTCCCTCGGAGACTCATGATCATTTATCGGGCAGATTTATTGATCGGCTGCTGCACCGAGACACAATCAGGACTGCTGCTAATTGTAGAAGCCATTAGAGCCGGCTGCCACATGAGAGAGTTAATAAAGAGGAGTTTTACAGGACATCTTGTCAcctataattaaataatataaaccagtgttttatgtcattatttttgagTGTTTTGTTGTCATCATGGTGaatccatctttctttttttccaccttctTTTCTTAGTGTTTAAGTTCACTCTTtctctgcatcttttttttttgcataaatagCTCATTTCAGCCGGGGGACAGAGGACGAGGGTTGGTGTGTGACAGGGACGcatccggtgtgtgtgtgtgtgtgtgtgtgtgtgtgtgtgtgtgtgtgtgtgtgtgtgtgtgtgtgtgtgtgtgtgtgtgtgtgttcttcaggTTGATGATCCTGATGCGCAGTGACTTCCGCATGTCAATCGGCCTCGTGTCACCAAAGTTGAACTGTAAAAGCCCTGAAACGAAGCCGTCACTGGAGGGAAATGAAGCAGGAAGTGAATCCAGTCGGAGGCTGAGGAGGGAAAAATGAAGCCTGAACACATGTGCCACTTGGAGTTATGTAAATGTCTTAAACAGCTACTTTCCACTCCCTGTTTTTCCTGTCTGTGCAGAATAAGTTCCTAATTAAAGGAGGTTATGTAAGAGAATATGAGTCTCGGTACTGTCCAAACCTCCGTCCTCTAATAAAGTTTGGTACACTTTTGATCAGACCTTTGGTGTGAGAGCTGCTGGCTGTCCTCCAGGgtttatattaatattagtcgaatattcattttcattggtCATGTAAACAGCTTAGTACGAATATTGGTTTCTTTATGAATAAGGGGgaaaacagaatattttggtgcatgtaaacgtagtcagtGAAACCAGCAGTCAGATGAGTTTTATAACAAGTTTCAATGTAGGgagctcagcacacacacacacacacacacacacacacacagacacacacacacacacacacacacacacacacacacacacacacacacacacacacacacacacacacacacacagacacacacacacacacacacacacacacacacacacacacacacacacacacacacacacacacacacacacacacacacacggtgttTGGTGTGTTGAAAGGCtgcagccctctctctctgtctattttTACTCTGTTTGGTCCATTAAGATCCGCAGTGATGAGAGTTAATGAGTGAAGCCTCTCCACAAAGCACGCAGTAATCACAAATGTCCAGGagagtggacacacacacacacacacacacacacacacacacacacacacacacacacacacacacacacacacacacacacacacacacacgtaacacACTACGTTTAGCTTATATCTTACTCATACTTAAAATCATACAGCTGGATGTGGCGGAGGGCAAAGAGCAGTtttatataatctttttttaccaTGAAAACGTCCTCAGAATTACCGAGATAATTATCTtgttaattaagaaaaaacaggGCAAAGTGAATGCATTATGCCTCGATACTTAActgctgattaaaaaaataggCAACTAAATAGAAGGAATAATTATCAGCGGTAGCATATTTCTATATACCATTTATCTGAAGAGTGTCAGTCAGTGTCCTCTTGTGCAAAGTGCTGGTCCTGAtggattataataataatcaaatcaatatttaaatgttccatccatccattatccatAGTGGACAGAGATaatagcgccaccatgaggttcacatttgtgcTTGATTCACCTCCATGTAGATCTGTGGCACTAAAAGACAAAAGTAAAGAAGCGACATTAAggtacatgttttctttttgcatatCACATAAAAGCAGAATAGATTTATGTGtattattgcaaaaaataaataccaaatgtaaaatgtttccttaaaactattttctattttcagctAACTAGCAGATGTTATCATGCTAAGACGCTACACTGTCGTCatattagcattgtcactgtgtgcatgttagcatttagctcaaagtagCATGGCTCTGGACTCTCAGTTTTATTTAACCACATGTGAAATCAAACCCTCGGACTGCGAGCGGTGAAATCGACGTGAGCGAACGCTGAATCAGCGAAGTCTGCGGTGGCCTCAGAGAGACACCGTGGGTTCTAATCATAAGGCCGTCTGCTGGGGATCCGGCCCTGCAGAACATTGCTTATGACATTTATGAGTCAAGGATCCGCTGCCATTTTGACACTTGTAAACAGAGTGAGTCACGACAGAGGAAATGAGCAACAAGGTTTCAACTTAACACCAGAATTCAGGCATCTGGAGGAGGAAACCCTCTCCGTATGAAATGTGATGAATTCTATGGAATAGCTGGCTGTttttcaaggatcatttattgtcattatgcaacacggGGATCAACTGGAATTCAGTTGGAGCCCGTTTTCAACACAACACatgagaaacaaaaccaaataaaaataatagtacATTCCTTTCATGTCGAGCATTGTTTGggatttaataataatcatcaatcctttattagtcccacaacgggggcatttacaattctctgcatttaacccatccctcaggagcagtgggctgctaagaagcaccaTAAGGAAcgcaaacagcagcagaaacacactgtGACTTGTTTCTGGATATTAAAGGTAACATAAAGAGCATTACTCCACTGAAACGTAGAATAAGAGGTTACAAACAATGAAAAGATACAATATTGACCATTGATCAGGATCTTTGATGCTGACTAGCTGAACTACAACTACACTCGAGTGTTAAATAACTGCAATGGAAACTTTGTTCACTGCTCCAGTGAATAGGACGGACCTTAAATAGAACCGTTTGGCTCAGCTAGCCAGAGAGCTAACGTTATGCTAGCAGGATTCAAagtcaacaacaaacagaaaatctaATTGGACCACGTGTTTAATAACAAGGCTAGCTATCCAGTCATGTTATTATCCTTTAATCAATATTGTATTAGCATAACGCTAGCATAAAGCTTAAGCATGTGAACATGAACCAGGAAGTCTAAAGACCACAACgttgatgtttttgtgatgtaactTTTTCTGAACATAACTAACTTCCGTTTCCTGTGAGGACGGAAGTTTATCTTGAAAATACTGTGTGCAGGGTAACCAGCAGATAAAGACGGGAACTCTGTatgaaatcacacaaaaaatgaggagtaactttttcgTAACATATCAAAGGAATCGTTGAAAGAAGTTTGTTGCAGCTGATAGAAATTAACGTAAAAGTCACAGAACATGACCTCAACTTCAAACTATGAAAGAGAGAAGACAGGAAACATGTTTTCAGTGCCTTTAAGTTGTGAAGAACGGGAACGAGTCGTCCATTTACACTTGGACTTGTTTCGTCAGCTGCATGTCTCTGGTAAAGAGACACGAGAAGCCATTACAGAGCTGAGAAGTCTGCTAATGGTGTGAAAGATGACTTCATGGCTGAAGTGGCTCCTCTCAGACCTGTAGTCATCACACGACGTCCATTAGCAGCTATGTGACATACTTCCTCTAACACTGTGAAGGCCGGCTGAGAAGGAATCCAAGGTGTTATATGACGTTGATTCTGAAGGTTTTAAGGAGGCTGTTACTACGGAAACATGGAGGAATCACTATTTACCATTAGCACTGTTTACTGGATGCACCGGCTGTATCAACAAAGTCTCAAGGCAGTCCATTAAACAGGCATGAAATGCAGCCTATTggtgttgtgttcagggacacGAGTTGTCCGTCTTTTGAGTGTCGCTCAGCAAAACTTGTTCTTTTACGTTACaagttttgacaacaaaaccAGTTCTTTGGGTTTCgttaaaaaacatcatggttgggctcaAAATAACTACGTACAGTAAAGTTTATGTGTCAAACAGGAAAAATcataattgactttccattggatAAGTTTCATGCTGAGAGACACAAAAAATCCAGAcaattcatgacttttttacaaactGCCAAGATACTGAGTCAGCTGACAACATCTTCTCCGGATAAGCTGACgatattcaatattttgttgtattttgtatgtCTTTAAATACATCTTCAGGTCAGGTGTATGTACTTTatctaaatattatattaattagccactgttgtttttaataaactttaTCAACAAGAGGAAGAAGCTGTGTTTCTTCTGGACTTTTCACTTGCCGATTACTACACATTTGGCGCATTAGAAATTTtctcatgggatttgttgataataataagaaatatagTAAACACCCaccaatttaaaatgttatcagCCGAGTGAATGGCCGTTATCAGTCACTAATGCATCAGACTGGTCAAACTGCACCGACCACGCTCTGAAAGTCAAACTTAACattgtgatttaaaacaaaacaacttttggGTTTCACAATCCCTTTaattcttaaaagaaaaaactcccATTACAGATTTCTACAATCCATATGTTACTCGTTCCAGATATCCATAATGTCATTTTGAATAtccaaaatacatttcagatCATGCTACTTACGACAAGATGTGACTTTCTTCATGTGCAAAATCATCTTCTAAATTGGCAAACATCATACGTGTAATTCATGGCAACAATTCAAACAAATTCACCATTGACTGCcatacacattttttacaaCACTACAATTGTTGATATCTAGAATAAAGTAAAACTACATAgtcgctgtccatggtgctgaagttGTCAAACAATCAATTTGCTGTGTCTCCTGCAGctcatttcttcttctccacCTCACATTTCCTTCCAAGAGACCGTCATAAAGAAGTTTTTCTCAaatcttgatgtttttttattggaaacaGCATGACAGAGGTTCTACTGGTGCAGGAGACGAGATGAATAAAGCATGTACGGTGACATGCGCTGCCTTTACAACTCATTTTAATGGTTATCTTTTGTTTCTATAAGATTCAACAAAgtacaaaatatactgtgagaACATTACCTACATATTTGTGACTGTTCATATCTGTTTGGGGATATTAAAGTACTGGCTGACAAAGCTTCACAGTATCCTGCTGTACTGGGAAAGCTGGCAATCTGGTCAAAGAGTTTgtatgacaacaacaaaagaggcATTTTAAGGAAAATAAACCTCTGTGTGAACTCAGTGTTTTCATGTCAGTGTTAATGAACTTCACGTCAGTCAGCTGACACCCATGGGGAAGAAGTGAAGGTCGCTTTGTGCTAATATATGTCAACCTGTCGCATCCTTCTATATGATCACATGGCActaatggcttttttttaattagctgaCTTTGGAGAGCaatgcatgttttaaaacaataaaaaaatgctgaattattacaatttaaataatacacattgcagttaatgtgtttgtatgatATTGATTGTTTGATATTCTCCTTTAAACGGCTACTGAACAcccaaaatacatttaagtggAGACATTAAGTGTCTCATTATGGTTTAAATGCTGCTTTTCActcgaaaaaagttattttaagggAAAAAGCTTAAACTATTAACCATCAGCAGCTAAACTTCTACATTCAAAAACCCAAACTTAAAGTCCAGTCGTCAAACAATCAGGCAGACAAAAAGACTCAgctttgaaaaataaaccaatatcTTTTATTTGGTGAGTGGTGTACATCACTAAATGCGCTAAAGGCAGGTCTATGCTCAGTTATAATGTCTTTGCTCTACATATGGAATAGTATAAAGTGATTAAATGCTTCTGTGTCCCTTTTCTTCTTGATCCTGTGTCTCCTGTTCTTATCATGAAATTACCACATTTAGATTCTCTAAAACAAGTCAGCACTCCGATCATGAACGCaccatttaaaatattaatttgaatttaaCTCAACAGGTGTTCTTTGGAAAATTGTCCCAATTTGTTGTCCAATGTGTAAAAGAACAATGAATCTATAGAAAGTTAGCATCATAATGAAACACAATTGGCAATTTTGattttcatgtatttgtatTCAACACTTGTATTCAACACTTAACACAAAGCCAATTCTGTTAGAATTCTCGATTGGAAGTTAACAGAACTATTGGTTGGCAAAATGAATCAGACTCTGATCAGACAGTGTTCCTTTACATCTAATTGGACACATGTTTGACTGAAAGCTAACAGAGTAGTAGATACACTGAAAActaaatagacaaataaaaacatatttttccctTCAGTTCAACAggtcaaatgtttaaatgaaagttAATGGGATGGATTTCACTTGGAATTAATGGAACAATTGTTCAGTTACAACCGAAGTTCACAAATGTTGGTCCCAATAGATTCACTTAAATTCAATGGAAATATTACTCTACTGAAAGTAAATGCTGTTCCATTGACGTTCAAtagttcaaatgtttaaatgaaagttGATGGGTCAATTTTCAATCAAATTTAATAGAGCAGCAACTCCATTAAAAGTTATTTGGCAAAATGGTTCCTCTTACGGTTGACAAAAGTTTTCCATTAAATTccatttgatgtgttttcttacAAAAGTAAACGGGTCAAATTAAGTTTATAGTACAGTTTgttccaccttttttttctgaaagtcAATGGTTCTAGCGTTCCTCTTTAGATTAGTTGGAAACGTTCCCGATTGGAAGTTAATGGAACTTTTGTGAGTGAGAATTCAATCAGACATATTTTCCATTCAGAGTTTACTGATCACATAAAGCTCAAGTTACAGTAGATCCACTGCAAATCAATGGGAAAGGTtcaatatttaaagtaaatgcTGTTCTATTGACATCCAATGGGTTGAATTTTGAACTGGAAGTCAACAGGACAAATTTCACTCAAATGTAATGGGAGAGTGGctcctttaaataataatgagagaAACGGTTTAAATGGAAGTTAATGGAACAACAGTGATCTTAAAGGAAAGTAAATGTGGTATTTCTGTTTTACTGCTGTTTATTCAAACACTGATTGATCAAACTACACGTGGACACGCATGTTGCTCAGTGCGGCCCAAAGAGTGTCTTTAGTgttgtatatgtacatataaatatatacagtgtaaACATGTACTGTGTGGATGAATAGATACATGACCACATGGGAGAACACATCTTCATCATTGGCTGATTTGACTTTGGAATGTCCTTTTGGATTAatactgtgtgttgtttttttggaatggGCGGTTTCATGAGGATGACTTGAGGTATTCACTCCAACACGGACTCCTCCTCAAAGTGGCTGCAGAAAGACAGGAGAGGAAAGACAATGGACAGAGAGGACGGTTATTGATCTAGAACTGGAAACGGACAATCCTGAAGTATTCATACGGTaacatatatttctttttttctggagcAAGGttatttttctgagcttttgcacAGCAAATAAAGGGATGAACCAATCACGATTATAGACTATAGTGTACAACAAAGAGGCTCCACAGTCAGAGCTAAGTAGGAAAACTTTGTTACTTCTTTGAGTCTTGACAAAGGCAgagcagaccagatccactctttccattcttacctttcacaataaaagcccctgGACAAATACACTGTAACTGTTTAGCAGAGGGAACTCACATCCACTCAGAGCGTTTCGCTGAAAGGAAACTTAATAAAAAGCTATAGTAGCTTAGCAACTGACAAagcagacagctagcagctagcgacCTGAGCGGACACCCACCTGTCTTTCAAAGAGACCACGCCCTCAATTATGCATAACTTTAGGCcttaatataaatgaaataggtgagttaaataaaaaaccaCATCTGTACAGTTGTCATGAACAGTGATATTAGCTACAGggacttaaaaagaaaatttgtaCTAGGCTGTACAcgtgtttatttctgctgttaaattgtttattttgacatggcgtgtgtgtgtgtgtgtgtgtgtgtgtgtgtgtgtgtgtgtgtgagttgtgtgtgtgtgtgtgtgtgtgtgtgtgtgtgtgtgtgtgcatgtgtgtgtgtgtgtgtgtgtgtgtgtgtgtgtgtgtgtgtgtgtgtgtgtgtgtgtgtgtgtgtgtgtgtgtgtgtgtgtgtgtgtgtgtgtgtgtgtgtgtgtgtgtgtgtgtgtgtgtgtgtgtgtgtgtgtgtgtgtgtgtgtgtgtgtgtgtagcgttCCTACCAGCTGAAAGTTGTTGAGGAGCTGATCTACGTTGATGTCATCGTAGTTTTCCTGGAAGGTGTTGGGTTCGTCCCTGGACTCCTCCGGGTCGCTGGCTCCAGGATCTTCTAGGCTGTGTGAAGAAAGTCAATATGAAAAAGATTTAttccaaaacatttcatttatacaAAGACCTGAAATTCtacaaaacaatataacagAACATCTGACGGAGGAAAAAGGTGATGCATGTTATTTCCTAATCatacattaaaatgcattttctgtaaatgtataGTTTCAAACTTCTCTTGTTGCTTTATGGTTTAGTGTCACTACACAGTTCATGAAGCAACAGGTGGCTCAATGGTGActtcgtccacttcttatgtacagtttAAAGTTAATGCTTTGCATGAGTGTATCTTaataacatttcaaacaaaaactgaGCTCAAGAGATTCAGTTTAGATTTAAATCAGAACGTATGATGTTGTCAGTAAAACCAAATGGTACATGAACTCCTTCTGGTTCTTCCAATGAGTCCTAATGTGGTTTATGTTGCAGTGGATGGAGGGAGGTCTGGTGTCTACCTTCTCTTCCCCGTTAAGACTGAGTTCAGGTACTTCTTGACGGCCATCTGTTTGCGGAAGCGGCTGTAGTTGTCTGTAAAGATGGCGTCTGAGTGGCGCTTCACTGGCTCCTCCATCAGCTCAtcactgcagagagaagagatgtTAGAGGAACAAAGTGATtcactgtgtctgtcctctgtgtgcGGATCCTCCTGCTGTAGAACACACATGTAATGAAACCGTAATTaacctttaaatgtgtttggtcAATTACAAAATGCTTCACCAGGCAGGTCGGCTCTTTTCATTGCAAATGTCACAAAGTCGTCTGGTGTCAAACTGTCGACGctgcagaaaacacatcacCTGTTTAATGATCTCATTTTTGCAAAAAGTTTCCTTTGACataaatgttagaaaatatgttttttacaaaTTTCTCAAAAACGTTTATGATTTCACGTATGCTgctaatgaaatatgaaatttaTTAAGAACATAATTAACTTCATGCCTTTATGAGTTTTTAAGCacatttctgaataaaaaaaaaaagcattgctaAACtacatatttcaaatatatattgtgttttctttgaatttatgtgagttaaaaaaagacaaatacatttctgtattcTGTCTCTTTTAACATAATTTCAGACTTTATTCTTCTACATCCATTAACATCTTTTATACTCTTTACTGTCAACTTTTCACGCATAATCTGTCCACTACAAGAAGTCCTCGTGGCTTCGGTCCTCATGAGACATATTGGTCTCatggttccttttttttgtgcatcagGAGGAGGCTGATTTCGGCTTCTTTATCCGCTTCTTTCAcacttttattctattttcaaAAGATAGAATTAACGTTTTATGAATCTGAGAGGaggtttaattttgttttatctctAGTTTTTAATTCTGTCCAGTTCTGACGGTTCAAACCAGCCGCTTTTAAAGGTAATAACCCGGCAATAACTGTCAGGTGAACAGGCTTTAGTCTCTTATTGAACAGACAAACAGAATGAAAGAGAAGCCAGATTCAGCCTCCTCCGGGCCCTCCGGACGGGTAAAGGTCACCTACCTGACCCGCTTCCCGATCAGAGACTCCAGGTACCTCCGCGCTGACAGCTGCCCGAGCAGTTTGCTGTACCCGCTGGTGAACAGACCGTCCGCGTGCCTGGTCGGCCTGCAGAGCATCACGGACACATGAACACTCCTTTATACACATTATCACTCCTTTATACACATTATCACTCCTTTATACACATTATCACTCCTTTATACACATTAACACTCCTTTATACACATTAACACTCCTTTATACACATTATCACTCCTTTATATACATTAACACTCCTTTATATACATTACACTCCTTATTAACCCTCCTTTATATACATTAACACTCCtttatacacatgcacactcctTTATACACATTAACACTCCTTTATACACATGCACTCTCCTTTATACACATTAACCCTCCTTTATACACATTAACTCTCCTTTATACATATTAACCCTCCTTTATATACATTAACTCTCCTTTATACACATTACACTCCTTTATATACATTAACACTCCtttatacacatgcacactcctTTATATACACACTCTCCtttatacacatgcacactcctTTATATACATTAACACTCCTTTATACACATTAACACTCCTTTATACACATTAACTCTCCTTTATACACATAACTCTCCtttatacacatgcacactcctTTATATACATTAACACTCCTTTATACACATTAACTCTCCTTTATACACATTAACTCTCCTTTATACACATTAACTCTCCTTTATACACATTAACTCTcctttatatacatattaaccctcctttatatatattaacactcCTTTATATACATTAACCCTCCTTTATATACATTAACTCTCCTTTATATACATTAACCCTCTGCTCTCCTTTATACATTCAAACGGCAGATATACATCACCGGAGCGCAGCGGCTCCAGTGATCATGTTAATaacaggatggaggagatgatgttaataacaggatggaggagatgatgttaataacaggatggaggagatgatgttaataacaggatggaggagatgatgttaataacaggatggaggagatgatgttaataacaggatggaggagatgatgttaataacaggatggaggagatgatgtTAATAACAGGATGGATGATGTTAATaacaggatggaggagatgatgttaataacaggatggaggagatgatgttaataacaggatggaggagatgatgttaataacaggatggaggagatgatgttaataacaggatggaggagatgatgttaataacaggatggaggagatgatgttaataacaggatggaggagatgatgttgaataacaggatggaggagatgatgttaataacaggatggaggagatgatgttaataacaggatggaggagatgatgttaataacaggatggaggagatgataacaggatggaggagatgatgttaataacaggatggaggagatgatgttaataacaggatggaggagatgatgttaataacaggatggaggagatgatgttaataacaggatggaggagatgatgttaataacaggatggaggagatgatgttaataacaggatggaggagatgatgttaataacaggatggaggagatgatgttaataacaggatggaggagatgatgttaataacaggatggaggagatgatgtTGATAACAGGATGGAGTCTCTTACCTCATGGATGTGTAGGGCAGACCCAGAGTCCGGGAGTACAACACGCTGCACAGGGCTATGAGGAACAGCAGCTGGGGGCCGGTCCGCTGTAACATCGCTTTACACCTGAGGATGGAGAGTGAACACCGTGAGG is drawn from Anoplopoma fimbria isolate UVic2021 breed Golden Eagle Sablefish chromosome 6, Afim_UVic_2022, whole genome shotgun sequence and contains these coding sequences:
- the vip gene encoding VIP peptides; the protein is MLQRTGPQLLFLIALCSVLYSRTLGLPYTSMRPTRHADGLFTSGYSKLLGQLSARRYLESLIGKRVSDELMEEPVKRHSDAIFTDNYSRFRKQMAVKKYLNSVLTGKRSLEDPGASDPEESRDEPNTFQENYDDINVDQLLNNFQLPL